One Melospiza melodia melodia isolate bMelMel2 chromosome 1, bMelMel2.pri, whole genome shotgun sequence genomic window carries:
- the LOC134421182 gene encoding serpin B6-like: MESLCAANSTFAVDLLRRLCEKNSGQNVFFSPFSISSALSMVLLGSRGSTEAQIRKVLCLKNAQDAHNGYQSLLSEINDPNTKYILRTANRLYGEKTLEFLPSFIESSQKSYHAGLEQMDFLHAWEDSRKQINVWVEERTEGKIQNLLAEGTLNSLTTLVLVNAIYFKGNWKEQFNKQSTRERPFHINKKETKPVQMMFKEATFNMTYVGDLQTKILELPYVGKELSMIILLPDAIQDGSTGLERLERELTHEKLMGWISPEMMKSTEVEVYLPKFKLEENYDLKPILRRMGMPDAFESGKADFSGMSLVISPGNELVLSEVVHKSFVVVDEEGTEAAAATAVVRIALCAKRSLKFTADHPFLFFIRHNKTCSILFCGRFCCP, from the exons ATGGAAAGCCTCTGTGCAGCAAACAGCACTTTTGCTGTGGACCTGTTAAGAAGGCTGTGTGAGAAGAACAGTGGTCAGAATGTGTTCTTTTCACCATTTagtatttcttctgctttgtcCATGGTTTTGCTGGGTTCAAGAGGTAGTACTGAAGCCCAGATTCGTAAG GTGCTTTGTCTGAAGAATGCCCAGGATGCTCACAATGGGTATCAGTCCCTTCTCTCTGAAATTAATGATCCAAACACCAAATACATCCTGAGAACTGCGAACCGCCTCTATGGAGAAAAGACCTTGGAGTTTCTTCCA TCATTTATAGAGTCCAGTCAGAAATCCTACCATGCTGGCCTGGAACAGATGGACTTCCTGCATGCTTGGGAGGATTCCAGGAAACAAATCAATGTCTGGGTGGAGGAAAGGACTGAAG GCAAAATTCAGAACCTGTTGGCAGAGGGGACTCTTAATTCCCTGACCACGCTTGTGTTGGTGAATGCCATCTATTTCAAAGGCAACTGGAAAGAGCAGTTCAACAAACAGAGTACCAGAGAGAGGCCATTCCACATTAATAAG AAAGAGACCAAACCTGTGCAGATGATGTTCAAGGAGGCAACTTTCAACATGACCTACGTTGGGGACTTGCAGACCAAAATCCTGGAGCTGCCCTATGTGGGAAAAGAACTGAGCATGATCATCCTGCTCCCTGATGCAATCCAGGATGGCTCCACAGGCTTGGAAAGA CTGGAAAGAGAACTTACACATGAGAAGCTGATGGGTTGGATCAGTCCCGAAATGATGAAATCTACAGAGGTGGAGGTGTATTTACCCAAATTTAAACTGGAAGAAAATTATGATCTGAAACCTATTTTAAGAAGAATGGGAATGCCTGATGCATTTGAGTCAGGGAAGGCAGACTTTTCAGGAATGTCACTTGTCATCTCTCCTGGTAATGAGCTGGTGCTCTCTGAAGTGGTTCACAAATCCTTTGTGGTAGTCGATGAAGAAGGCActgaagcagctgctgccacagctgtagTAAGAATTGCATTATGTGCAAAAAGATCTTTAAAATTTACTGCTGATCATcccttcctcttcttcatccGGCACAACAAAACTTGCAGCATTTTGTTCTGTGGCAGATTTTGCTGTCCCTAA